A window of Micromonospora eburnea genomic DNA:
GGTCGCTGCGGGGGTAGCCCGAAGAGATGACGCGATCACAGCCCCGCCGAGCCCGTGGCACGGTCGGCCACGCGTACAGTGCGCTGAACCTGCGGCTCGCGCTCGCCCTCTTCGGCCTGGTCACCATGACCGCCTTCGCGGTGCTCGCCTTCGCGGCGCACCTGGCGTGGCTGGGCGTGGTCTGCGCGATCCTCGCCGCCGTGGCCGTGGTCGACCTGGTCATCATCCAGCGCCGCCGCGCCGCCCGCCACCGCGAGCAGCCGGGCGTGCGGCACTCACTGTTCGAGTGACAGGAGCACGACATGCCGATCGCCACCACGAATCCCGCCACCGGGCAGGTGCTCAAGACGTACGACCCGATGTCGGACGAGCAGGTCGACTCCGCCATCGAACGGGCCCACCTGGCCTTTCGGCAGTTGTGCGACGACACCACCGTGGCCCAACGCGGCCGATGGCTCATCGCGGCGGCCGAACTGCTGGAGGCCGAACGGGACGAGACCGCCCGGATGATGACCACCGAGATGGGCAAGACGTACGCGGCGGCCCAGGCCGAGGTGACCAAGTGCGCGACAGCCTGCCGCTTCTACGCCGAGAACGCGGTGCGGATGCTCGCCGACGAACCGGCCGACGCCGCGGCGGTCAAGGCGAGGCGGGCGTTCATCCGGTACCAGCCGATCGGGCCGGTGCTCGCGGTGATGCCGTGGAACTTCCCGCTCTGGCAGGTCATGCGCTTCGCCGCCCCGGCCCTGATGGCCGGCAACACCGGCCTGCTCAAGCACGCCTCCAATGTGCCGCAGACCGCCCTCTACCTGGAGGAACTGTTCCGCCGGGCCGGCTTCCCCGAGGGCGCGTTCACCACCCTGCTGGTCGGTTCCGACGCCGTCGACCGGATCCTCAGCGACCCGCGGGTACGCGCGGCCACCCTGACCGGCAGTGAGGTCGCGGGCCGCTCGATCGCCCAGATCGCCGGCCGGGAACTGAAGAAGACCGTGCTGGAACTGGGCGGCAGCGACCCGTTCGTGGTGATGCCCTCGGCCGACCTCGACCGGGCCGCCGAGGTGGCCACCACGGCCCGCTGCCAGAACAACGGGCAGTCGTGCATCGCCGCCAAGCGGTTCATCGTCCACACCGACGTCTTCGACGCCTTCGCCGACAGGTTCGCCGCCCGGATGTCCGCGCTGCGGGTCGGCGACCCGATGGACGACGCCACCGACGTCGGCCCGCTGGCCAGCGAGCGGGGCCGCGCCGAGGTGCACGCGCAGGTCCAGGACGCGGCGGACAGCGGCGCCACCATCCTCTGCGGCGGGGAACTGCCCGCCGGGGACGGGTGGTTCTATCCGCCGACGGTGGTCACCGACCTGCGGCCGGGAATGCGAATGTGGGCCGAGGAGGTCTTCGGTCCGGTCGCCGGCCTCTACCGGGCCTCCTCATACGAGGAGGCGATCGAGATCGCCAACGGCACCAGCTTCGGCCTCGGCTCGAACGCCTGGACCACCGATCCGGCCGAGCAGGAGCGCTTCGCCGCCGACCTGGACGCCGGCAGCGTCTTCATCAACGGCATGACCACCTCATACCCGGAGTTGCCGTTCGGCGGCGTGAAGAACTCCGGCTACGGCCGCGAGCTGTCCGCCGTGGGCATGCGGGAGTTCTGCAACACCAAGACCGTCTGGGTCGGTGCGGGGGAGGCCGGTGCCGGCGCCGGCGCGCACGCCGAGTAGCCGGGACCGACCGAACACCGTCGTGGGCCGGGAACGCGCGGAACCACGCGGCCACCCCGGGAGCGGCGTTCCCCTACGCCGGATCCGGACGCCACAGCCAGAGCCCTTTGTAGTTGCCGTAGGCCACCAGGAGTGTCTTCGGGCTGAGCGCCACGGATTCGGCGGCCCAGGTGTAGACCGTGACCATGTCCACCTCGCGGCGGAGCGTCACGTTCCAGAGCCGGACCGTCTTGTCGTAGCCACCGGTGACGAGCCAGCCGCCATGGAAGTCGGAGGCCTTCACCGGCCCGTCGTGGCCGCGGAGCTCACCGAGCAGTCCGCCGCCCGGGTCCCGGATTTCCACCGACCCGGAGGAGGTCGGAACGTACCACGAGCTGGCGATGCCGGGGCTGCTGTAGCGCCTGGCCCCGGTGCGGGCGTCCCACATGCCGGCGCTGCCGTCCTCGGCCCGGCCGAGCACGGTTTTGCTGTCACCACTGAAGCGAACCTTGTTGATCACCTTGGCGAGGCCGGTGATGGACGTCAGCGCCTTGGTGCTGCCCACCTTCCACACCTTGATCGTGGTGTCGGCACCGCCGGCCAGCATGGTGCCGTCCGGGCTGAAACTCACCGTCGTCGACCTGGCGACCTTGAAGTCCAGCGTGGCGGTCTCCTGCCGGGTCGTCATGTTCCACAGTTTGATCTGACCACTGTCGTTGGCGCTGGCGAGCGTGTCGCCGTCGGGGCTGAAGCTCAGCTCGTCGATCACACCGTCCTGACCGAACAGCGTCCCGAGGAGTTTGCGGCCGTCGACGTCCCACAGGCGGATCATCTCGTCGTCGTCCGCGCTGGCCAGGATGGTGCCGTCGGGGTTGAACGCGAGGGCGGTCGGCTTCTTGTCGTACACGCGCACCGGTTTGGACTGCTGGTGCCGGTAGATGAGATTGGCGGCCGACGCGATGAGCAGCAGCGCGCACAGCGCGATGAGCACCCGTCGGGGCCAGCGTACGCGGGTGGCCGGAGTTCCCTCGCTGAGCATGGCGTCGCCCTGCGGCGGGCCGACCGGTTCGCCGGAGGGCGCGTCCCCAACGCCCGGCGGCCGGCGGTCCTTCTCCGGGGGCAGCAACCCCCGCGGGTCCATGGGCGAGGTGGGCGACGCGACGGACGGCACCGCCGCCGGGCGTACCGGGGATGGGTCCCGCCGAGTCGGCATGCCCACCTCCGCGGCCGCGTCCGTCCGGGTCGGCGCGAGGGGCGCCGACGCGCCGTCGACGCGGGTCGGGGCGGGTGGGAGGTCGTGCCGGGTCGGTGGTGGCGGCTGCGCCGGTACGTCCCGGCGGCCACCGGGTGGCGGCGACGGGAGCGGTGGCTGTGCCGGCACGGTAGGGGGCGGTCCGGGCGGGGGCGGGGCGTCGACGCGTGGCACCAGGAGCTCCGTGGCGGCGCTGTAGGTCAGCTCGGCGACCTGGCGGCGCAGCTCGCTGACGTCCGTCCCGTCCGCGCCGGCCACCGCGAGCAGCCGGGAGCGGACGGTGGCCAGCGCCGGCCGGGCCGCCGGCTCGTGGGCCAGCATGTCGGTGAGCACCGGCATGAGGTCGTCCGGCACCCCGGCCAGATCGGGCGCCACCTGCGGGTCGGCGATGCGCAGCAGCAACGAGTGCACTCCGCCCGCGCCGGGGTAGAGGTCGTGCCCGGTGGCGGCGTAGACCAGCGTGGCGCCGAGCGCGTAGATGTCCACGGCCGCGGTCAGGGCGCGCTCGCCCCGCACCTGTTCGGGGGACATGTACGCCGGGGTACCGATGAGCAGCCCGGTCTGGGTGAACCGGCTGTCCTGCTCGGTCAACACGGCGAGGCCGAAGTCGATGAGCACCGGGCCGTCGGGGCCGAGGATCACGTT
This region includes:
- a CDS encoding WD40 repeat domain-containing serine/threonine protein kinase, which encodes MADEVGQLGDYRLLRLLGAGGMGYVYFGVSSTGDRVAVKVIRQELVSDEDLRRRFAAEIENLKLVYGSRVARLEDADPLGDPAWLAVQYVPGATVNQYVAARGPLPVRLAAMAGAMLADGLARVHQAGVLHRDLKPQNVILGPDGPVLIDFGLAVLTEQDSRFTQTGLLIGTPAYMSPEQVRGERALTAAVDIYALGATLVYAATGHDLYPGAGGVHSLLLRIADPQVAPDLAGVPDDLMPVLTDMLAHEPAARPALATVRSRLLAVAGADGTDVSELRRQVAELTYSAATELLVPRVDAPPPPGPPPTVPAQPPLPSPPPGGRRDVPAQPPPPTRHDLPPAPTRVDGASAPLAPTRTDAAAEVGMPTRRDPSPVRPAAVPSVASPTSPMDPRGLLPPEKDRRPPGVGDAPSGEPVGPPQGDAMLSEGTPATRVRWPRRVLIALCALLLIASAANLIYRHQQSKPVRVYDKKPTALAFNPDGTILASADDDEMIRLWDVDGRKLLGTLFGQDGVIDELSFSPDGDTLASANDSGQIKLWNMTTRQETATLDFKVARSTTVSFSPDGTMLAGGADTTIKVWKVGSTKALTSITGLAKVINKVRFSGDSKTVLGRAEDGSAGMWDARTGARRYSSPGIASSWYVPTSSGSVEIRDPGGGLLGELRGHDGPVKASDFHGGWLVTGGYDKTVRLWNVTLRREVDMVTVYTWAAESVALSPKTLLVAYGNYKGLWLWRPDPA
- a CDS encoding DUF6343 family protein, with amino-acid sequence MTRSQPRRARGTVGHAYSALNLRLALALFGLVTMTAFAVLAFAAHLAWLGVVCAILAAVAVVDLVIIQRRRAARHREQPGVRHSLFE
- a CDS encoding NADP-dependent succinic semialdehyde dehydrogenase — protein: MPIATTNPATGQVLKTYDPMSDEQVDSAIERAHLAFRQLCDDTTVAQRGRWLIAAAELLEAERDETARMMTTEMGKTYAAAQAEVTKCATACRFYAENAVRMLADEPADAAAVKARRAFIRYQPIGPVLAVMPWNFPLWQVMRFAAPALMAGNTGLLKHASNVPQTALYLEELFRRAGFPEGAFTTLLVGSDAVDRILSDPRVRAATLTGSEVAGRSIAQIAGRELKKTVLELGGSDPFVVMPSADLDRAAEVATTARCQNNGQSCIAAKRFIVHTDVFDAFADRFAARMSALRVGDPMDDATDVGPLASERGRAEVHAQVQDAADSGATILCGGELPAGDGWFYPPTVVTDLRPGMRMWAEEVFGPVAGLYRASSYEEAIEIANGTSFGLGSNAWTTDPAEQERFAADLDAGSVFINGMTTSYPELPFGGVKNSGYGRELSAVGMREFCNTKTVWVGAGEAGAGAGAHAE